One Spinacia oleracea cultivar Varoflay chromosome 4, BTI_SOV_V1, whole genome shotgun sequence DNA segment encodes these proteins:
- the LOC110776282 gene encoding putative RING-H2 finger protein ATL35: MKKISNMNILKHQPNPTSNIQRYPTFFFIILLLSPLYSSHPLLVRAQNVSDSGPELNPFYAAGIGLTSLAVVSFLTYIAIYLFFKRFVQPWAMQNPDHRPYSGIDPFILRTFPVFLYTDHVSSFKHNKGPGECVVCLGLFERDEMLRLLPKCGHVFHVGCVDPWLVDHVTCPLCRANLLISESDELIKLESGCVDEEAGDINEVELNSVGVHLGKIRRWNSMGHVARFDGIHDKEKSTLVKNDIVTRELSRTKSCTIIIIQ, from the coding sequence ATGAAGAAAATATCCAACATGAATATTCTCAAACACCAACCAAATCCTACGAGTAATATTCAACGCTACCCAACCTTTTTCTTCATCATACTACTCCTTTCTCCCCTTTACTCCTCTCATCCACTACTTGTAAGAGCACAAAACGTCTCCGACTCGGGCCCGGAGTTGAACCCATTTTACGCCGCCGGCATAGGGCTCACGTCCCTTGCCGTCGTATCATTCCTTACATACATCGCCATCTACTTGTTCTTCAAGCGTTTTGTCCAGCCATGGGCTATGCAAAACCCTGATCACCGGCCCTATTCAGGAATTGACCCGTTCATTCTCCGAACTTTCCCGGTCTTTTTGTATACAGATCACGTGTCGAGCTTTAAGCACAATAAGGGACCGGGTGAGTGCGTCGTTTGCTTAGGGTTGTTTGAGAGGGATGAAATGCTGCGTTTGCTGCCCAAGTGCGGTCACGTGTTTCACGTTGGTTGCGTAGACCCCTGGCTGGTGGATCACGTCACGTGCCCCCTCTGCCGAGCCAACTTGCTCATTTCGGAATCTGATGAGTTGATAAAATTGGAATCTGGCTGCGTTGATGAGGAGGCTGGGGATATCAACGAGGTGGAACTCAACTCCGTGGGAGTGCATCTTGGAAAGATTCGGAGGTGGAATTCAATGGGACACGTGGCAAGATTCGATGGGATTCATGACAAAGAAAAGTCAACTCTTGTAAAGAATGATATCGTGACGAGGGAGTTGAGCAGGACAAAGAGTTGCACTATCATTATTATTCAGTAA